DNA from Sorex araneus isolate mSorAra2 chromosome 6, mSorAra2.pri, whole genome shotgun sequence:
TTAAATCCGGGGTCCAGTAGGAAAGTggaatatgtcaaaaacagcccATTGCATTATTCTAAATTGGTCTCATTTTTATCTACTACAGTAGTTTCTTTAACGGGAAATTGCCATCACCAAGGGCTCACGGAGTTGTTCAGCCTACTGAGTGCAAGGCTGTTTGCATCTAGAGCCTTAATTCTGGTAGTGCCACTGACCAAATCTCCTTTaatcaaagaaattttaaacttCAAGTTCTTCTATTGAAGAGGCTCCAGACCCCActggtgttggggggagggggagattaaCTCACACCAATTTCTCTACTTATTACAGTCAAAGAGCCAAATCCTGGTCTTGATCTGTATTAACTGTCTTTAAAAGTTGTGCTGCTAGGGTGACACCTAATTTTGTATCTCCATTTCATCCTGGTAACCTCATTAACATCAGGGGCCTGGAACTACAGCTAACTCTGGGTTATTCAGTCCATATGAGGttaaacacctggaagttaagtTTCTTAGAAGTCATAACTGAAAGACATAAGCTGAACTACCACCGCTTGCCATAAAAATTCACTTTACAAGGGCCAAAGGTGattttacagcaggtagggcacttgtctcgtacgcagccaacccaggttcaatccctgatatcccgtatggttcccccgagcactgtcaggagtaattcctgagtgcagaagatCCTGAGTGaggatcactgggtatggtcccaaaactgaaaatgaaacaacaacaaaaaaaacagccccccaaacacacacacaacaaaaattttactttatagtaCCCTAGAACAACCTTTAAAGACCACAATATGCTAATTTAACATTTAACTTTGAAACCTGTTTGAGAGAACAGAAGTTATCCGACAGATTATACCACCTTACTTTAGAGGAATATCTCACACTCCATGGTAGCTCCAACTGTttcaaaagtaaaatgtaaaGCTACAAAAGTTCTTAAAAATTATCCTCtttacacacatggacacacatttGTATACAGTGGGCTTAGGAGATCCCAAGACTTGTGCTCAGACAGGTATAAAAGCAAATTCATAACATCTGCTTCTCAGAAGGGCGGACTCCTATAGTGGTACTTCTACGCAAATATTTAAGAAGAGTAGGAACTCTTTCACCTTGCCAACAGGCCTCCCAGTTAAGTACGTGACCCTCAATTTTAAGGTGTGAGAAAAACCAGGAGAAAAGAAAGCTGTCATGTTGCCATTCCCACAACTCCCTGGAAGATTGATCCACCTTTAGGGGCTCCTATTCCTGCCGTTAAACCTGTCATGAACTTTCTGAAGAAGGGAAATGTTTGGGTGACAATGGGATTTCACGCACATCGATATTACCTGTCTAATCGTTACATGCTCCTCTCCAACAAAACTGCCAGAAGCAGTGGTGGCACCAGGCTCCAAAGGGCAGTGTCACAGGATAAGCAGAAACTTATCCAGCAATGCTCTGCATTACTAACTAAACACATTTCGCTTCCAGGCAAGTGTTTTAGAGCCCGAAGCCTAAGTTAGAATGGGCACTTGAGCTGGCTGATAGCCACGTAATACTTTCAAGGTCTAAGCTGTAGTTAGGGTTCTCACTGGGATGAACCCTTAGCTCCTGAATCTGGATACTTCAGCTTCCACCACTTGTGGCTGGAAGAAAACTGTTTTGGAATCAGCCAGGCTTGAGTTTTCATTCTGGCCCTAATTCTGGCCTGTTTCCTGgcccacaaatgaaaaaataccTTAGATGTTTATTGCAGAGAGGAAACAATACAGAGCACACTGGCCACAAACCTCAGTGGGTGGAAGATCTGCTTCCTCTACTCGCTCCCTAACAAACCCAGCCTGTTTCCACAAGGAGGAGCAAGGACGCTGGAGGGCCTGAGCTAGTGGGATTTAAAACATGCACCAGgccagagcttgccttgcacacggctgaccaggggttcaatccccagcacaccatagggtccccgagcctgccgagtgatccctgagcaccaccaggtatggccccccaaacgaaaaacaaaacaaaactaatgcCTTGACCCTCTGTCTACACCAGTGGGTGACTCAAGTGGTCTCTGAAGCAGGCTCTATTTCAAAGGACTAAACAGAATTGCAacagcaccctccccgctctcACCTCCAGTTTTTAAAAGGCTGAGTACCGTGCTCGGTCCACATACTGCTCCCGTTCATACCGGGCCATGTCGTACAGGGAATTCCGCGCCGCTGCCGACGCCTGAGACAGCTCACTCTCTGGCCCATAACCGTAGCCCTCGCCAACTGTGGGGAGCACAGCTGCAGTGCGACGCAGGGGGCTCCTGTCCCTTCCATAATAGGAGGTGGTGGCGGCGGCCGCAGCCATAGCAGCTGAAGTGGCTGCGGCACCAGAGTTCGGCAACAGGTGTCTGTCGTAGGGATCCACGGAGGAGGAGTTGAGGTGACTGGTCACAGCTGTGTTCTGGACTTGAGGCAGGTGGGACATGGACTGCTCTGCGTAGTTGTAGGCAGaagcggccgccgccgccgccactgccTCATACGAGCGAACCCGGTACCGCTTGTAGTAGTCGAGCGCTCCGTACGCGTCGTTGTAGTACATGGACTCGCCGTAGCCCATGGTGTAAGGCGTGCGCACTGCTCCGTACTGTTCGTTATACTGCTCGGTAAAGTCTGCCACGCGGCCCGAACGATCTACCGGACACTCTTTGGACCAGtgcccctccttcccgcaccgGTAGCAGCCGCTCTGGTCTCCCATCCCGGGCGCAGTCCGAAGCCGGCTGGTGGACAACTGCACGTGCATTCTTTTGCCTTGAAGAAACAGTTGAGAAAATTTCATTGTTTATTCTCCCCCAAATGAAAATGAACTAGTTGGCATaagacacacacactcctactCTCTACCCTTAATCTCCGAAAGCTAAAAATGTAACAGATGAGAGCAAGGAAATCCGAGTCCTCAGAGACCAGTCAGTGCTTCCTACTTCCACCACGGAGACCGGATTCCCTCCTACTGTGTCTCCTCAACTTCCCTGTTGTTGCCCAACACTCTGCTTTGTGCTGTTAGTAACTGTACCAATTCAAACCCTGCCGCTATTTCCAAATCACATATACAAGCCCCGCTTAGAAAGCATTTTCTCAACTTCTGATGATCACGGTGCTGTATCAGGCTGTAGTTTAAAACTACAGCAAGTGCCAGGTGGTCTGGCTCCATCCAGCCATTTCTGCAGGTATCCCCAGAAGACATTCTTGGGTACCAGAGTCGTGCCTGGCCCATCATCTGCTTTACCGCCAGCACCTCTAAGAATTCTAAGACTCCATCCCACACTCGTCAGCAAAGGCGAATTCACGCttatggagggggaaaaaaaaggtgaCCACAGTGTCTCAAGGGTAAGAACTCGAAAGCTCTACAGAAGCACTGAACAGAGCTGGAAGCAGTCATGGCTTCTTCAGGACAGTGCGCTCCCATGGCATAGATTGAGAACAATCTGCATGTCCTATGTATGCAGCTTACTAGTCCTTACAGGAGGTACCCACTGGTTAGAAAAACACGgccctttgggctggagagagaacagtgggtaaggcgctcaCTGCGCAGGCAGCCCACCACGTTCACTAGCATCCACACAGCTCCCTGCAGCCTCCAAGGTATGTTCacaaaaacacaacacacacacacacacacacacacatacggaaAAAGGGAAAATAGCATCTGCCTAAAAGCTGGGCACCCATACAAACAAGCCAAATCCATACTTCAAGAAAATGACTAGCACTAGAAATAGCAAAGAAGAAACCATCCTTGCCCTGGGCTTAAGTACCACCAACGAAAGCATCCCAGGTCTTTGAAAGCAATTTGGAAGTTTTCTTAGTAATTCAGCCCCGAACTAAGACTTTGGAGAATAAATCAAAGCTTTTCAAATTCCAGCTAGACGGCCACTAGAACAAAAGCAGAGAACTGGGGCTTTGAGTCACTCTTAAAGGATGCTCGGACAGAAGGATCCTCCCCCCATGACCAGCCAGCTGCTCTGTCTTGAGCAGACCTTGTCTGGATGCAGCTATGCGATGGGAGGCCTCATGCTCCACCATCCTGTGACAAACAGCCCGACTCAGGATGGCAGCTAGAACAGTGGCCCGCACGGGCCGAGAGGGGAGCGGGGTAGAGTAGTCGGACACTTCAGCCAAACCTGGTTCCAGTGCTGCCCCAAGTCCACGATTCCTACCACCCCACTTTCTAGCAGTCACAGCCTCCGACTTAAGCCCTATTCTCGGTAGTAAAAAAGTTACTCAGGTTCTCACCGCTTACATGGTAGGAGAGACAGAATCCGGCATCACCCTATAGCCCACAGGTACCAACTCCTCTCTGACAGCAGCGTTGAGCCATGCCACTGTTTCAGAGACTGAACCACTCCCATTCAACACTCTAGATGTTATTAGCAGTCACACACCAACTTGCTTAGAACAGaagcaaatttttaattttgtttttcaactacacctggtagtgctcagggcttactccaggcagtTCAAGGAcgatgtggggtgctggggatcaaagcaggaCTGGCCACTACGTGAAAGGCAGATGCCATTACTCATAtactatcactctcatcccaaGAGCAGATTTTTGACCCAATGTATACCCTAATACACCCTCTAATTTAGAATGCACGATTACAAGTCACTTGGCTTTCAAACACGTGTGGTGACTCATCTGTGCCACAGGCACCAATTATGCTACAATTCTAAAGTTAGAGAAACCATGCCAATCCAGAGACCTAGAGaacatttctatttaaatttttggtttaaaggccacacctggtagtgcacagggatcactgctgcttgggggcttgggggaccacatggagttgctggggattgaacctgggtcagcagagtgtaaggcaaatgcctaaccactgtactatatatagcacctttttttttttttttttttgctttttttgggtcacacccagtgatgcacaggggttaatcttggctctgccctcaggaattactcctgacagtgcttaggaaaccatatgggatgctgggaatcgaacctgggttggctgcatgcaaggcaaatactctacccactagactattgctccggcccctgtagtacatttttttaaagaaataaaatcaacataCTTTTCACTTTTATACACCGAGTCCATGTTTCTGGTTTTTGAGTAACAAAAACAATTTATCACTCCTACCTCCAATCTTCAAGATTTAGAAACTGGAGCTCATTAAGTTTATGAACAACTGTGGCAAAATCTACTGTGTGAAAATAATTCAGGTGGAAAATTTACCTGGAAGAAAAGGAGCTGCAGATAGTTTTGTGGGTTTGTGTTCttaacaaccccctcccccaacaagcTGTCTAAATGTTAAGCTTGcaatttttgttttactattgggccacacctgacaatactaggggctggttactcctggctctctgaacTCAGatatctctcctggtggtgctgggggaccatatgggatgcaattCAGGTCGACTgcttgtgtgcaagacaagtgccttacaagCCTCTCGGACCCAGAGGCTTGTAATCTTAAACCCCTAAAGTTTTTCcaataattgaaaaattaaattctaccACTCTTTCTCTTGGAGAGACAAACAGCTCAAATAATTCTGAGAGCTCCGAAAGTTACCAAAATGTGCTGTGACCATTTTACAGAAAATCAGCCCCCTTCTCTCACCCAAAATCTTTTTATTCGAgagctgaaaatttttttttggggggggggtcacacctggcgatgcacaggggttgcactcaggaattactcctggcagtgctcaggggaccatatgggatgctgggaattgaacccgggtcagctgcacgcaaggcaaatgccctacccgctgtgctatcactctagccccgagaGCTGAAATTTTTGGAAAAGCTTATTTAAATGCTGAGGGGTGGGAAACCTGGGCTTCTGACTATCTACAGTGAGAATCCTCCACGTTAAGGCTACATCAGTTGGGGGAAGACACTTGAACTATTACACATGATTCCAATTCAGCTGCCCAGAACTGGTACTTGGGAAAAGCGTCTTTAGAGTCATCCAATGCAAATCGTGCTCAGTATCAATTCAGTTCACTGATGCTTatggaaagagaacaaaatctgAAACACCTAGTTCTACTCAAATTCTGCTACTTCCTTTTAGAAACCACACACCGCAGGATCCTAAAAGGCAGCATTAACAGAGAAAGCTCAAAAGGGTCCTGAAGCCGCCTACACTCATTAAGAGGCTACCTTCTTTAGGAAATCACCTAAAAGGCATTAAATTGAAAAGCGGCAGGCTGGGGCAAATGCTTTGCAGGAAGGAGGATGAGTTCTAGCCCTAGCACTATAAGGGCCCCCAGAGagcccctgagtattaccaggtgtgaccccccaaaagtggggggtaaaaaaaaaagggacacatTGAAGTCTGGATTGTATTTTTTGTGAAACGACAATTTTGCCCTATAtactttgttgttttggggccacacccagcagtgctcagggtttacacttgTAGCTCTTATGCTCCGGAGTAACTACTGCTATTGTTCAGGGCACCAAACCTGGGTGAGAAGCTTACAATGAAAATATCTTCACCCTGTACTATCTAGATCTCAGTCCAACCCTatactttaaagaaaaactaaatgcCAGGTCAAGCCAATGATCAACTTTTTTATCACCTGGTTAAAAAAGCAGAACTGGGTCCTAAGAAGtggtatagcaagtagggcactttctTGCAGGCATTTCACAAGGGTTCAGTCCCCGAGGCTCTTATGGGCCCtcaagcactgtgaggagtgattgCTGAATATTGCCTACTatggcaaaaagaaacaaaaaagaaaaagacgatGAACAGAGGAAGTGAGCACCTATGGCCTTTgccctgtatttttttctttttgggtcacacctggctctgcactcaggaattacttctggcggtgctcaggggaccttatgggatgctgggaatcgaacccgggtaagcctcgtgcaaggcaaacaccctactcgctgtgctattgctccagcccccctgccctgaACTTTAAAAAGCAGCTGGGCCAGACATACTTGATGCACAATGCACAAACTTCCTTACTCTCTTCCAGTCAGCTTTTGCCTTCCCATTTCTCTTCTCACTGTTTTCTAGGACTAGTGGGAACCCTTTAGTACTTTTACAATCCTTCCAATGGCACTCAAGGCAAAAATGGTATGAAATTATGAATCTGCAACGTGGCTGGCTGTAACAACCAGGTCCAAATAAGAAGAGTAACAAACTATGGAGAATGCACTATGAGAACTTTCTAGGGGCCAGGGAAATATCCTAAAGGCGcctgtgctttgcatgcaacacccagtctcctgagcatcactgggagcagCCACTGCAAAATACACACTGGGAGTAGCCACTGGGCACTGTGCAGTGAacccaacaaaaaccaaacagaacttACTATGGGAGTGAGAGTCTGTATCAGTTAATATGGAAGCCACTGGCCTCCCACGACTTTGACTGTTTCAAATATGTAAAGTGTAATGGAGAAACCAGTATTTCCATTTTACTTCAACTTActatgtgctcaggagctaccatATTGGCACCAGTCTGGAATTTTCAGACATCTCTGTGTTATCAATGACATCACACAGTGTTTCCTCACTGGTATGATCACTGATAGGCACTGGGATGTCCTTGTAGAATCTCCCCAGCAGTGGAACCATCATACCCATGCAACCTggtatttttagaattttcttttcccGTGAGCAGTAGACAGAAGTTATCCATGGCATGGCCTTTGACTCTGTTCGTATAGCCCGTGACTACACTGTTTATCTAGAGAACAAATGAGGACTCGGAGAATTCTCCCCAAATTCTAAATTCAGTAAGTTTCTAATACAGCATAatgtctcttttcctccttcttagCACAACTCATCACCTCAAatgattaaaagaataaatgttaaatatttaaactcTTAGACATAAGTTTTCCTGGCCCCAACCATAGAAGGTGGTAAGAGACTACCTTCCCTTCTCCCTTGTCTAAACACACCAACACTCAAGAAACTGAGAACTTCATCCAAATGCACTGAAAGGCTGTGGATTTAAGTTTACCTGGTTTGTGAATCTACAAAATTGTTGCGGACCATCTTAGTCAATATGAAAAAGGGAGGTGCTGTGCTTCCAAGAGCAAACTGTGCCTCAACAACCAATTCTTTCCTACTGAATGCAGTGAAAGGAACCACCCTGCTTGGCCATGGTCCTAGGTTCTTGCCTTACTTTTGAGCATTTGGACCCCACTCAATCCACCCCGGCCCCAGAGCAGTTCACCTTGAAACTCTGTGTTGTCGAGGCCCCTGATGGCCTCCACGGCATCCTCCGCGCGCTCCATGTGCACGAAGGCATAATCTTTCACGATGTCGCACTCAATGACCGGCCCGTACTCCTCAAACTTGGCGCGAAGCTCTTGGTTGGTACAAGTGGGGCTGATGTTGCCCACGTGCAGCTTGGTTGAAGCTTTGCTCTTGTTCTTGCTGGCCTCCACGTTGATGTTGACCCCGTGCAGCTTGTAGTGGTGCAGGTTGCGGATGGCATCCTCGGCCGCCGTCT
Protein-coding regions in this window:
- the RBM4B gene encoding RNA-binding protein 4B, with protein sequence MVKLFIGNLPREATEQEIRSLFEQYGKVLECDIIKNYGFVHIEDKTAAEDAIRNLHHYKLHGVNINVEASKNKSKASTKLHVGNISPTCTNQELRAKFEEYGPVIECDIVKDYAFVHMERAEDAVEAIRGLDNTEFQGKRMHVQLSTSRLRTAPGMGDQSGCYRCGKEGHWSKECPVDRSGRVADFTEQYNEQYGAVRTPYTMGYGESMYYNDAYGALDYYKRYRVRSYEAVAAAAAASAYNYAEQSMSHLPQVQNTAVTSHLNSSSVDPYDRHLLPNSGAAATSAAMAAAAATTSYYGRDRSPLRRTAAVLPTVGEGYGYGPESELSQASAAARNSLYDMARYEREQYVDRARYSAF